In Penicillium psychrofluorescens genome assembly, chromosome: 5, a single window of DNA contains:
- a CDS encoding uncharacterized protein (ID:PFLUO_007393-T1.cds;~source:funannotate) gives MPIELPPGASDVFDQGNQYALDNGLVFAYGLKEVTTAIIQETCNQATESYAKEILGWPNGRLAKPEIFSSVKEDTLFENLGDCTKHFVRYLHDLFKSSPPKMLPTYPHAFIAVSKEEDSRDKIPSHVILVLAHKSHGQWQLEHRSVPLQVKLGLSVSSLTMGDVTAEDILDEYDYDGQAKTTKQE, from the coding sequence ATGCCCATTGAATTACCTCCAGGCGCGAGCGACGTATTTGACCAGGGAAACCAATATGCCCTTGATAATGGCTTGGTATTCGCATATGGCTTGAAAGAAGTCACAACAGCCATAATCCAAGAGACTTGCAACCAAGCGACCGAGAGCTATgccaaggagatcctggGCTGGCCTAATGGACGACTTGCGAAGCCAGAAATCTTTAGCTCAGTGAAGGAAGACACTCTTTTTGAGAATCTTGGCGATTGTACGAAGCACTTCGTCAGATACCTCCATGACCTCTTTAAATCATCGCCGCCAAAGATGCTACCCACATACCCTCATGCGTTCATTGCTGTCTCAAAGGAGGAAGACTCGAGAGATAAGATACCGAGCCATGTAATCCTCGTCCTTGCCCACAAGTCTcatggtcaatggcaatTGGAGCATCGATCAGTCCCGTTACAGGTCAAATTAGGCCTCTCAGTCTCAAGCTTGACTATGGGCGACGTGACCGCGGAGGATATACTTGATGAGTACGATTACGATGGTCAAGCAAAGACCACCAAACAGGAATAG
- a CDS encoding uncharacterized protein (ID:PFLUO_007396-T1.cds;~source:funannotate) yields MAATTSLPQIRACLFDMDGLLIDSEDKYTMVTNEVLQMYGKPNLPWDVKAQLQGRPQAEAIKIFFDWAQLPITPEELTAKQDPLRQKYFPQSQPLPGVAALLSKLVSTQSTTQPVHIALATSSNVKNFRLKTDHLTDLFTAFPQAHRVLGDDPRIGSGRGKPLPDIYLLALETINADLRSKRQTEIKAEECLVFEDAVPGVEAGRRAGMQVVWVPHPGLLNEYKGREEEVLAGLTGAHKEEEKSGAEKEAEDLQAWRVQGAGTPGDMGDGFGQLLPTLENFPYEKYGIRIP; encoded by the exons ATGGCAGCCACTACCAG TCTCCCCCAAATCCGGGCCTGTCTGTTCGACATGGACGGCCTGTTGATTGACTCTGAGGACAAGTACACGATGGTCACGAACGAAGTGCTGCAGATGTACGGCAAACCCAACCTGCCCTGGGATGTCAAGGCCCAGCTGCAGGGACGGCCACAGGCAGAG GCCATCAAAATCTTCTTCGATTGGGCCCAGCTGCCCATCACACCCGAAGAATTGACCGCAAAGCAAGACCCGCTGCGTCAGAAATATTTCCCACAGTCACAGCCTCTGCCGGGCGTGGCGGCGCTGCTCTCAAAGCTAGTCTCGACACAGTCAACCACGCAGCCCGTGCACATTGCGCTGGCCACATCGTCTAATGTGAAAAACTTCCGCCTCAAGACAGACCACCTCACGGATCTGTTCACGGCATTCCCGCAGGCGCACCGCGTGCTCGGGGACGATCCGCGCATTGGCAGTGGGCGCGGGAAGCCATTGCCTGATATCTatctgctggcgctggagaCGATCAATGCGGATCTGCGGAGTAAACGGCAGACAGAGATCAAGGCTGAGGAGTGTCTTGTATTTGAAGATGCTGTTCCAGGGGTGGAGGCCGGCCGTCGGGCGGGAATGCAAGTCGTCTGGGTCCCGCATCCTGGTCTGCTAAATGAGTACAAGGGACGGGAGGAGGAAGTGCTTGCTGGTCTTACGGGGGCGcacaaggaagaagagaagagcggtgccgagaaggaggcggaAGACCTGCAGGCTTGGCGGGTGCAGGGAGCTGGCACGCCGGGGGATATGGGAGATGGGTTCGGGCAGTTGCTTCCCACGCTGGAGAATTTCCCGTACGAGAAATATGGCATTCGGATACCCTGA
- a CDS encoding uncharacterized protein (ID:PFLUO_007397-T1.cds;~source:funannotate), whose translation MLGGNSNKHVRGGFIDPTLLTTEPTFDKYIDTLFEEAVSDAMQAASSPSPPAAATEQPVSACKSIVSTSSPAAPVVINLNTSITSTPAKATSSKKRSAAPPKTPSPQNVPSPKSSAPVHVISWEHILEQCERGAGNSTHYKSLQEAEQDLAGERIAVPHDPTIPETEALKCTIVNLLSQAFKSTETAVDSEKVISPFRHDRYGDEEIEKVCWKILETMIERHRTGVNVGGFTPSRAAGKYANFHERFVSMLESLTDHKSMCKHLLEPLYLRTVIDDPVGAANRIKNNKNVNAKKSNIINIGKRHLPTGAAAKGNRRGTDSSSSASTTSTNNSAGENTVPASKSARGWASQQRQTTPTPIARSHRVSTSAHRTAVPNSLVPLPSGTAPVAHPEAIVLRLPANHALAAARAKRANEAAAPMKQSSTVQQAGVPPYTGLIPLSALASKWQRPVGNPQSEATHSKATHSKAPRRLKCPRTEDPADAEAASYKRARL comes from the exons ATGTTGGGAGGCAACTCCAACAAGCATGTCCGCGGAGGGTTCATTGACCCAACCCTGTTGACCACTGAGCCGACCTTCGACAAGTACATTGACACTCTCTTCGAGGAGGCCGTTTCGGACGCCATGCAGGCagcctcttctccttctcctcctgctgccgcTACGGAACAGCCTGTCTCGGCTTGCAAAAGCATCGTCTCTACTTCTTCGCCTGCTGCGCCTGTGGTCATCAACCTCAATACCTCCATTACGTCTACTCCTGCCAAGGCCACCTCGAGCAAGAAGCGCTCTGCGGCTCCTCCGAAAACTCCCTCGCCGCAGAATGTTCCTTCTCCCAAGTCTTCCGCTCCGGTGCATGTCATCTCCTGGGAGCATATTCTTGAACAATGCGAACGCGGCGCAGGCAACTCTACTCACTACAAGTCGCTGCAAGAGGCCGAGCAGGATTTGGCCGGTGAAAGAATTGCCGTTCCACACGACCCGACTATCCCGGAGACCGAAGCCCTGAAGTGCACTATAGTCAATCTTCTCTCCCAGGCCTTCAAGAGCACCGAGACAGCCGTGGACAGTGAGAAAGTTATCTCACCCTTCCGCCACGACCGCTACGGCGACGAGGAAATCGAGAAGGTCTGCTGGAAAATTCTT GAGACGATGATCGAACGCCACCGCACCGGTGTCAACGTGGGTGGATTCACGCCATCCAGGGCGGCTGGCAAGTACGCCAACTTCCATGAGCGTTTCGTCTCCATGCTTGAGTCGCTTACA GACCACAAGTCTATGTGCAAGCACCTGCTGGAGCCTCTGTATCTTCGAACGGTCATTGATGACCCTGTCGGTGCTGCCAATCGGATCAAGAACAACAAGAATGTCAACGCCAAAAAGTCTAACATCATCAATATCGGGAAGCGCCACCTTCCCACAGGAGCGGCCGCCAAGGGCAATCGGCGAGGTACGGACTCGTCGTcatccgccagcaccacTTCGACCAACAATTCGGCCGGCGAGAACACTGTCCCAGCGAGCAAGTCGGCACGTGGCTGGGCTTCTCAGCAGCGACAGACCACTCCGACCCCGATCGCACGCAGCCATCGCGTGTCAACCTCTGCTCATCGGACCGCCGTGCCGAATTCTCTCGTGCCGTTGCCCTCGGGCACCGCTCCTGTCGCCCACCCGGAGGCCATCGTTCTCCGCCTCCCCGCCAACCAcgccctggctgctgcgCGTGCCAAGCGCGCCAACGAGGCTGCCGCCCCTATGAAGCAATCGTCGACCGTGCAGCAGGCCGGAGTTCCCCCCTACACCGGCTTGATTCCACTGTCTGCCCTGGCGTCGAAGTGGCAGCGGCCGGTGGGGAACCCACAGAGCGAGGCTACACACAGCAAGGCTACACACAGCAAGGCTCCCCGCCGGCTGAAGTGCCCTCGCACTGAGGACCCCGCTGACGCAGAGGCGGCCTCGTACAAGCGTGCGCGCCTGTGA
- a CDS encoding uncharacterized protein (ID:PFLUO_007395-T1.cds;~source:funannotate), whose product MAESSTAPERDHVESQGDDEDEFHDARFPAEEEAKLREEAREIKAEANQLFSAACYDQAISCYDRALASCPNYLDYDIAVLRSNISACYLKLDDWKAAVDAATASIERLDKILPPPPQSQDKGSGEPSQPEAEKTDTKDSDAVVEITGDEEEAEKELQRLQELDKTRADVLRIRAKALMRRAKAKSQLGGWANLQGALEDYQALAALENLPPDDKRIVQRALRELPERLNQAKEKEMGEMMSKLKDLGNGILKPFGLSTNNFNFVQDPKTGGYNMNFQQS is encoded by the exons ATGGCCGAATCTTCCACTGCGCCCGAGCGCGACCATGTCGAGTCCCAGggtgacgacgaggacgagtTCCACGACGCACGCTTccccgccgaggaagaagcc AAACtccgagaagaagctcgTGAGATCAAAGCAGAAGCCAATCAACTGTTCAGCGCGGCATGCTATGACCAAGCGATATCCTGCTACGACCGCGCCCTTGCCTCGTGCCCGAATTACCTCGACTACGATATCGCCGTGCTGCGGAGTAATATCTCGGCCTGTTATCTGAAGCTGGACGACTGGAAGGCTGCAGTGGATGCTGCCACCGCGTCTATCGAGCGGCTGGATAAGATcctgccaccaccaccacagtCGCAAGATAAGGGATCGGGGGAGCCATCACAACCGGAAGCCGAGAAGACCGACACAAAGGACTCGGATGCAGTGGTGGAAATAACAggtgatgaggaagaagcggagaaggagctgcagagATTGCAGGAATTGGACAAGACAAGAGCGGACGTCTTGCGCATCCGAGCGAAGGCGCTCATGAGACGCGCAAAAGCCAAATCGCAGCTAGGTGGTTGGGCCAACCTGCAAGGAGCATTAGAGGACTATCAAGCCCTGGCGGCCCTGGAGAATCTTCCTCCGGATGACAAGCGGATTGTCCAGCGGGCGCTGCGTGAGCTCCCGGAACGCCTCAATcaggcgaaggagaaggagatggggGAGATGATGTCGAAGCTGAAAGAT CTGGGGAATGGCATCTTGAAGCCGTTTGGTCTGTCGACGAACAACTTCAATTTCGTTCAGGATCCGAAGACGGGTGGTTATAACATGAACTTTCAACAATCCTGA
- a CDS encoding uncharacterized protein (ID:PFLUO_007394-T1.cds;~source:funannotate): protein MAALLNTTALGKVQGTTKDGVTQYLGIKYATLKNRLADAELIAERDGDVLDATKDGPTTVSPAPGCDIEQAHVQHSLPKKELTQSDVDCLNLNIAVPANTTPSSKLPVFFFIHGGGLVLGANSWPQSDYKRFVTLSVQKNLPIVAVSINYRLGALGFLTSEDLRNAGYKANNGLRDQRVAMQWVQKHIRDFGGDPDNVTVAGMSAGAASVTYHLHSEQALFKRAICLSGSFFLVRALPYEAHEGNYQQAMAALGLSDATPEERLKALLDTPVQDLVAKIPPSILTAPAIDGDMVLSDVSFEEIGKQDSDVPRGKNWCRDLMIGNAEQDASILAFLMPHLKTNCAKRLTSALRTSLASHSAEADRLLAAYGIEEDTSDDDALPLVLNYINDITFLAPVLSLAQGWLGNAHVYYYNEGNPWDGPWKGKSNHILDVAYLFQNYREFMTPSQQAVGVTFAEDSFKFCHGIAPWPAVTAGNIGKGFSARIYGPSDRGLAAGVVHEPYGGETGRRNVLFDLRPGVSLDDLAKAFGIFMTS, encoded by the exons ATGGCTGCTCTACTTAACACAACGGCGCTGGGGAAGGTGCAGGGCACGACGAAGGACGGCGTGACCCAATACCTCGGCATTAAATATGCTACCCTCAAGAACCGCCTAGCAGACGCAGAACTGATCGCGGAACGCGACGGCGATGTGCTGGACGCAACGAAAGACGG TCCAACGACCGTGTCCCCTGCGCCTGGATGCGACATCGAACAAGCACACGTCCAGCATTCACTGCCCAAGAAAGAGCTCACCCAGTCAGATGTGGATTGTCTGAATCTAAACATCGCCGTGCCCGCGAATACAACACCTTCTTCGAAATTGCCCGTCTTTTTCTTTATCCATGGCGGTGGGCTGGTTCTTGGAGCCAACTCGTGGCCCCAGTCTGACTACAAGCGGTTTGTCACGCTCTCGGTTCAAAAGAACCTACCTATTGTTGCAGTCTCGATCAA TTATCGTCTTGGGGCTCTCGGCTTTCTGACCTCCGAGGACCTGCGAAATGCCGGGTACAAGGCCAACAATGGCCTTCGTGACCAACGCGTTGCTATGCAATGGGTGCAGAAACATATTCGTGATTTTGGAGGCGACCCAGACAACGTAACAGTAGCTGGGATGAGCGCAGGTGCAG CATCCGTGACATACCACCTCCATTCCGAGCAGGCGCTTTTTAAACGAGCAATTTGTTTGAGtggttctttcttccttgtGCGGGCACTGCCTTATGAAGCCCACGAGGGAAATTATCAGCAAGCTATGGCTGCCTTAGGCTTGTCGGATGCTACTCCCGAAGAGAGACTTAAGGCCCTCCTGGATACACCGGTACAGGATCTCGTTGCGAAGATTCCTCCGTCTATATTGACTGCCCCGGCAATTGATGGAGATATGGTTTTGTCCGATGTTTCATTTGAAGAAATTGGCAAGCAGGACTCGGATGTTCCCCGTGGGAAGAACTGGTGTCGGGACTTGATGATCGGAAACGCCGAGCAGGAT GCTTCTATTCTTGCGTTCTTGATGCCCCATCTGAAGACCAACTGTGCAAAGAGACTCACCTCTGCACTTCGCACTTCCCTAGCCTCGCATTCAGCCGAGGCGGACCGTCTCCTCGCAGCTTACGGCATCGAGGAAGACACctccgatgacgatgctCTGCCTCTAGTCCTGAACTATATCAACGATATAACCTTCCTCGCCCCGGTCCTAAGCCTAGCCCAAGGCTGGCTGGGAAATGCTCACGTCTACTATTATAACGAGGGCAATCCCTGGGACGGTCCATGGAAGGGAAAATCGAACCATATCCTGGACGTAGCCTACTTATTCCAGAACTACAGGGAATTCATGACTCCGTCTCAACAGGCGGTGGGTGTTACCTTCGCGGAGGATTCCTTCAAGTTTTGTCATGGGATTGCCCCGTGGCCCGCTGTTACAGCGGGGAATATTGGTAAGGGATTCTCGGCTCGTATCTATGGGCCCAGTGATCGTGGACTAGCTGCCGGCGTGGTGCATGAGCCGTATGGAGGTGAGactgggaggaggaatgTGTTGTTTGACCTCCGCCCTGGAGTTTCCTTGGATGACTTGGCCAAGGCTTTTGGGATCTTTATGACTAGTTAG